The window AGCCAATGACCATACTGTGCAACTCCAGCTGTGGTATCCTTCACACATCTTGGGTTCGTGCAAATCAATGAGTTTGCGCCTTTGGTAGCCTTACTATGACACCCAGTGCATGCAATATAGTACCAAGCAGATCCATGAACCACATCATCAATGGTAGCAGTGCACTCAAAGAAGGCATCCTGCAACAGtccaaaaacatttaaaatttaaacatataagCGTTTGAAATTTTTAAGTAATATTTAGCTTAATATTTACCTTTGCAGATTCCATCGTCATGTAAGAGAATATGTCAGATATAGTCATCGTCTCCCGCTTAGTGACCACCTCTGCACTAACCTGCTTAGCAATCTCAGGGTTTGAGGAGAGCCTAACAATAAATAGAAATCATAGATACAGTCAATAACTCCAATATGCGTAAATGTGTTCTCAACATAAACATATATAGACGGTGGTACATACCAGGCTAGGTAATCAATTGTTGGTTGAACATCATTGTCCATGAAAACCCGTGTAGGAGACATAGAACTCAATGCCAGGGTACCTGTTAAAATAACAGAAGAAGGAATGTTAAGAGTGTAAATCTAGCAGCCAATTTATAAGAACCTCGTTAATAACTTTAAAACATGACCCAGTAATCAGTCAAACATGAAACAAAATGGATAAAGAATAACCTCCGAGACGTTTAGTGTTAACGGCTGTGGCCAAAAGAACTGTGGGAGTTTTTTCAGAGGACTTAAACTTCTTGCAAAAATCCGTTGCTGTCTGGTCCCAGAGGTAGAGCTTCATGACAGGtcctctgaaaaaaaaaacaacttagaGACTTAGGAACTAAAGAGAGATGGGGTATTGAAAATAGGAGAACACACTTACTCATGTGATTGCACATGAATCATGATGTGCCTCGTTGTAGCAACCTTCGCTTCATCAATAATGGGACGCTCGGTAACACACTGTCCATCGACCAGCTTCATGTGGCCAAGAACATCTAGAACATTTATCATTAAGAACGCAATTCAGTTTAACCCAATAAATAGACCAAAACAAcatcaaaatataaatttagtaTATTAGTATGCTTACCGTAGAGGTCACCTTTCAGATCACAGTTGGCCTCAAAATCCTCATACGAATGCATCCTGAAACGGTCTTCATCAAAAGGGATTGGAATGTCGTGAAGGACCGACAACTCAGAGTTCCATGCGAAGGACACAGTTGCGATATGATCAGCAACCCGGTACATCGGTTTGTTCTTCGATCCGTAGAAGTTGATGAGTTCGTAAACTGAACCTCGCTTCATCTCAGGCAAGTATTTTTTAATACGTCCTGGTGGGATGAATCCTTGAATGACAGTTCCCTATTGTCAAAAGCaataacaaaaacacaaaaagagAATCAAACCTCGGGTTTAAGCAAAACGATAACAGACCATACTAACTAACAAACAAACCGTATAACTAAACgtcaaaataaaagtttaaaatccTAATAACATAACTAATTAACCTTAGATCCTTATTCAAAGTTGAAAGAAACGTCAAAAGTACAGCTCAAAGTTTGATTAACTATTTAACCTTAGATTCTTATTCAAAGTTGAAAGAAACGTCAAAAGTAAAGCTCAAAGTTTGATTAACTATTATAACATAACTAAAAACCCAATCACGGATCTCACTGTCTAGAAACAATTTACATCGTCggtaaaaaataacaaaacacaaaattttCACAAACCTCAAAATCTAACAAATACAATACCGTATAAGAGAACGGAAAAACCTAAAAAGGTTTATTAACGTTACTAATCAACCCTAGGTTCAACTTCAGAGTTTAAATAAACGGCAAAATCACGATTCCAGATTTAATTAACTAATCTAACATAACTAATTAGCCTTAACAAAAGGGAGTCAACGTACCTGCTCGTCGATGAGAAGCATCTCCAGGCCAATAAGGGTCTTCTTCACCGGGTTCTGAGCCTCCCAAAAATGGATGAGTCGAAAGCGCAGACGGGTTTCATGAGGACCTAGAGAGacatctctgaagaacatcaCTTTTTCGTCAGAGCCGGAGGAAGCAGGAGACTTTCCATGTCGTTTCATCGCCATATCTTAAGATCTGAGTTTTCTAG of the Brassica rapa cultivar Chiifu-401-42 chromosome A03, CAAS_Brap_v3.01, whole genome shotgun sequence genome contains:
- the LOC103841429 gene encoding uncharacterized protein LOC103841429 codes for the protein MAMKRHGKSPASSGSDEKVMFFRDVSLGPHETRLRFRLIHFWEAQNPVKKTLIGLEMLLIDEQGTVIQGFIPPGRIKKYLPEMKRGSVYELINFYGSKNKPMYRVADHIATVSFAWNSELSVLHDIPIPFDEDRFRMHSYEDFEANCDLKGDLYDVLGHMKLVDGQCVTERPIIDEAKVATTRHIMIHVQSHEGPVMKLYLWDQTATDFCKKFKSSEKTPTVLLATAVNTKRLGGTLALSSMSPTRVFMDNDVQPTIDYLAWLSSNPEIAKQVSAEVVTKRETMTISDIFSYMTMESAKDAFFECTATIDDVVHGSAWYYIACTGCHSKATKGANSLICTNPRCVKDTTAGVAQYRAKISVYDSSEQGFFVLLGDAGFQLTGRHASELVSSYFEANKDKGPDHEVPVPEALISIIGQTHKFCVKVTDHNFSGNTRAITVTKILPPETPSPTEASLGDAIAATSMEAVQTGSDMCEPSNSRGDSADEEGKRTFDSVDPEKVKRARCEK